DNA sequence from the Pseudomonas tritici genome:
CGGGCAGCAAGGCCGACTTGAGTGTACAGGCCTACCTGATCGTCGAAGACCGCCAGCAACAAGTCACCACCAATTATGGTGGTGCATGGGGCGGCCCATGGAACGGCTATTGGGGCGCGCCGATGTACAACGAAACCCGCAACATCACCTACAAAGTCGCCACCCTCCAGATCGACCTGCTTGACGGCAAAGACGGCAAACTGGTCTGGCGCGGCAGCGACGAACAAATGATGGCCAGCTCGCCCAACCCGCAGGACCGCAACAACGCCATCCGCACCACGATCACCCGAATCCTCTCCAGCTACCCACCCCACTAAAACCCAGCACAGATTCAATGTGGGAAATCCAGTGTGGGAGCGGGCTTGCTCGCGAATGCAGTGTGTCAGTCACACATGTACCGATTGACCCACCGCATTCGCGAGCAAGCCCGCTCCCACATTGGAACTCGGTCAGCCAATAAGTCTCTGTCAATCATTCATCTGGCGACTGGCCAGCCCTTGTCTACACTCAAAACCAACTAAGGAGAGTAAGCGCTAAGGAGTGCCTGATGTCTCCCCGACTTGGTTCCCGTCAGCGTGGTGCGATTGGCCTGATGGCTGCGGGCACCCTCGCAGTGGCCCTGGTGTTCATGCTGCTCGCGGTAGACAGCGGCCGCCTCCACCTGGAAAAGCGCAAATTGCAATCCATCGCCGACACCTCGGCCCTGGAAGCCGCCGGCCGTGGCGGCCTGTGCACGCCCACCACCACCGCCAACGACTACGCCAAGGAAAACGCCACGCGCAACGGCTTCACCGTGGTCGCCGGTGACAACAGCCGTGGCCTGGCCGTGACCTGCGGAACGTTGACCACCAATGCCAGCAATATCCGTGTATTCACCGCAGACGCCACCAAAAACGATGCCGTGCGAGTGGTGGCCACGCGCAGCGTGATGACCAGCATTGCCGGCGGGATCTGGAGCATGTTCAGCGGCGGGCCAACATCCACGCAGATGATCCTGAGTGCCACTGCCGTGGCTGCGTATGCGCCGCCGGTGGCGCAGTTGACGATTCGCAGCGGCCTAGGAACGGTCGACGCCAGCAAATCTCCTCTATTGAACATGCTCATCGGCAATCTGTTGGGCGGCAACCTGTCCCTGACGGCTGCGGGCTGGAACGGCTTGCTGACGACGAACGTGAACCTACTCAGCTACTTGGATCAGCTGGCGATTCAATTGAATGTCAAGGCAGGTGACTACGATGCGTTGCTCAACACCGCTGCATCCGCCAGCCAGTTGATCGACGCCGCGGTAAAGGTGCTGCAAAAAAATGGCTCGGTGGCCACGGCGATCATTAACGACGTGATTTCAGTGAAAGCAATCGCGCCCAACACACAACTGTTGAAGGTCGGAGACCTGCTGAAGGTCGCTACTGGAACACCGGCCGCAGCCTTGAATACCAGCGTGCAGGTGTTTCAACTCCTACAGACCGTGGCGCAGCTTTCCAGTAGCAAGAGTGCGGTGAGTGCTGCAACTCAGTTGAATATTCCCTTGATAGGAAACGTTTCGGTCCAAACCAAAGTGATCGTACCTCCCCAACTGTCGGCTATTGGTAACCCTGCAAAGGCCAAAGCGGGCTTGTTGAAGACCCCTCCGACAGATCAGATTTTTGTGCGTACGGCGCAAGTCCGCACGTTGGTGTCTATTCAACTTCCTGTGCTCAACGGACTGAGTCAGTTGACGTCTGCGGTTTCAGCGTTGACGACCCCGGTAACAGGAGTGGTCAATAACCTGTTGCACCTGAATCTTGTGGGCATGCTGGATCCGCTTCTGTGTCTAGTGTTGAAACCGTGTGACCGTACGGATGTGCAATTGCTTAGCGGCCTGGATATCAACATCGAAATGGCCAGTGCAAATGCCTATGTCACTGACTTTAGTTGCGCGAGCAATGCAACGAAGTCACTGACCGTTCAGGCGAGTACAGCGCTGGCGGACGTGTCAGTCGGAAAGGTTGACCCGGTGCAGGCATTCTCCTCGGCAGCGGCTGCCACTGTTCAGCCCGTCGCTCTAGTGGATATTGGTGTACAGACGTGCGCAGGGATTTTTGGATGTGCCCCACGTAAAGCCGGTTTGGGGGGCAGTTTATTGCTATCGGTTGTACACGCGACGGTTGGAGGCAGTACTCAGAAGCTTACGTTTTCACCGGTCAATGAAATGAACCTGACACCCACCTATCAACCCGTTGTTCCTGCTTCAGATGTAGTTAAAAGCTTGGTCAATACGCTGGGCGGGATTCAGGTGATATACGTTCCCCCTCCTGGGAATCCAACGAGCGGCCCATTGTCTAGTGTCTCGGGTTTGCTCGCGACCATCACCAACACATTGATCACTGCTGTCAAAGACGTCTTGTCGCCGGTGCTGGACCCGATCGTGAACGGGTTGCTCAGTGCACTAGGCATCACTGCTGGCAACGCCGAAGTCGGCGCCAACCTCAGTTGCCATATGGGCCGCGCCTACTTGGTGATCTAACTGATCGGCAATTCCACACAAAACCGCGCACCGTGCTCCCCATTGGCAACGCTCAACCGTCCGCCCATGTTTTCCACAATCCCGTAGCTCACCGACAACCCCAACCCCGTGCCCACGCCAATCGGCTTGGTGGTAAAGAACGGCTCGAAAATCCGCTCCAGCAACCGAGGGTCAATGCCACCAGCGTTGTCTTCCACCCAGATCCGCACATGCCGACTGTCGTGCTCGCAATGCACTGCGATCCAGGGGCGGAACGCCGGGTCCTTTTCCTGTTTGCTCAACAGCGCATCGCGGGCATTTACCACCAGGTTGATCAGCACCTGCTCAAGCTGGTCGACGTAACCTTTGACCTGCA
Encoded proteins:
- a CDS encoding DUF4136 domain-containing protein — its product is MFCRIALLAVVMLLGGCQTSQVNHDFDASRDFGAYRSWAWKDPALQYRPDDPRIKSDLTEQRIRQAVGEQLDQRGLRPAAPGSKADLSVQAYLIVEDRQQQVTTNYGGAWGGPWNGYWGAPMYNETRNITYKVATLQIDLLDGKDGKLVWRGSDEQMMASSPNPQDRNNAIRTTITRILSSYPPH
- a CDS encoding pilus assembly protein TadG-related protein — protein: MSPRLGSRQRGAIGLMAAGTLAVALVFMLLAVDSGRLHLEKRKLQSIADTSALEAAGRGGLCTPTTTANDYAKENATRNGFTVVAGDNSRGLAVTCGTLTTNASNIRVFTADATKNDAVRVVATRSVMTSIAGGIWSMFSGGPTSTQMILSATAVAAYAPPVAQLTIRSGLGTVDASKSPLLNMLIGNLLGGNLSLTAAGWNGLLTTNVNLLSYLDQLAIQLNVKAGDYDALLNTAASASQLIDAAVKVLQKNGSVATAIINDVISVKAIAPNTQLLKVGDLLKVATGTPAAALNTSVQVFQLLQTVAQLSSSKSAVSAATQLNIPLIGNVSVQTKVIVPPQLSAIGNPAKAKAGLLKTPPTDQIFVRTAQVRTLVSIQLPVLNGLSQLTSAVSALTTPVTGVVNNLLHLNLVGMLDPLLCLVLKPCDRTDVQLLSGLDINIEMASANAYVTDFSCASNATKSLTVQASTALADVSVGKVDPVQAFSSAAAATVQPVALVDIGVQTCAGIFGCAPRKAGLGGSLLLSVVHATVGGSTQKLTFSPVNEMNLTPTYQPVVPASDVVKSLVNTLGGIQVIYVPPPGNPTSGPLSSVSGLLATITNTLITAVKDVLSPVLDPIVNGLLSALGITAGNAEVGANLSCHMGRAYLVI